One uncultured Hyphomonas sp. genomic region harbors:
- the rpsA gene encoding 30S ribosomal protein S1, with the protein MTDSMNPSSDDFASMFESSAAASAMQEGQVVPATVIRIENDAVLVDIGLKTEGRIPLREFSMEDKQPEAGDIVDVYLDRIENALGDAVLSRDKARREERWIKLEKSFNANEPVKGAISGRVKGGFTVDLGGVNAFLPGSQVDIRPVRDVGPLMGEVQPFAVLKLDRSRGNIVVSRRAILEESRAEQRAEIVSDMAEGDVRKGIVKNITDYGAFVDLGGIDGLLHVTDMSYKRINHPSQVVEVGQEVEVQIIKINPETQRISLGMKQLGADPWDGIDVRYPVGARLKGIVTNITDYGAFVELEDGVEGLIHVSEMSWTKKNVHPGKILSTSQEVDVEVLDVDSEKRRISLGLKQTMDNPWSAFLAEHPIGTEIEGEVRGITEFGLFVGLGPDLDGMVHINDISWEQSGDQAIEAYNKGDMVKAKVLDVDVDKERISLGIKQLAGDPMESLNTGGVKRGTTVTCTVTEITSGGIEVEFGEPAMKSFIRRSDLSRDRADQRPERFAVGDKVDAKVIQVDRGSRRVSLSIKALEIAEEAEAVAQYGSADAGASLGDILGAALASSGTGKEDAAPAAASGDADANGRLAAPQGDADDLKQIKGVGPAFEKKLNDAGVFHFWQIASMTDDQLAALEEEVGTSGKGADWKAEAEALQG; encoded by the coding sequence ATGACTGACTCTATGAACCCCTCCTCCGACGATTTCGCCTCCATGTTCGAATCGTCGGCTGCGGCGTCGGCAATGCAGGAAGGCCAGGTCGTTCCGGCCACCGTCATCCGCATTGAAAACGATGCCGTGCTCGTCGACATCGGCCTCAAGACCGAAGGCCGCATCCCGCTCCGCGAATTCTCGATGGAAGACAAGCAGCCGGAAGCCGGCGACATTGTCGACGTCTATCTCGACCGTATCGAAAACGCCCTTGGCGACGCTGTCCTGTCCCGTGACAAGGCCCGCCGCGAAGAGCGCTGGATCAAGCTCGAAAAGAGCTTCAACGCCAACGAACCGGTCAAAGGCGCCATCTCCGGCCGCGTCAAAGGCGGCTTCACCGTCGACCTCGGCGGCGTCAACGCCTTCCTTCCGGGCTCCCAGGTGGACATCCGCCCGGTCCGCGATGTCGGCCCGCTCATGGGTGAAGTTCAGCCTTTCGCTGTTCTCAAGCTCGACCGCTCGCGCGGCAACATCGTGGTCTCGCGCCGCGCCATCCTGGAAGAGAGCCGCGCCGAACAGCGTGCGGAAATCGTGTCCGACATGGCCGAAGGCGACGTCCGCAAGGGTATCGTCAAGAACATCACCGACTATGGTGCGTTCGTCGACCTTGGCGGCATCGATGGCCTGCTGCACGTCACCGACATGTCCTACAAGCGCATCAATCACCCGTCTCAGGTGGTTGAAGTCGGCCAGGAAGTCGAAGTCCAGATCATCAAGATCAACCCGGAAACCCAGCGTATCTCGCTCGGCATGAAGCAACTCGGCGCCGATCCGTGGGATGGCATCGATGTGCGTTACCCGGTTGGTGCCCGCCTCAAAGGCATCGTCACCAACATCACCGACTACGGCGCCTTCGTGGAGCTGGAAGACGGTGTCGAGGGCCTGATCCACGTCTCCGAAATGAGCTGGACCAAGAAGAACGTGCACCCCGGCAAGATCCTGTCGACCTCTCAGGAAGTCGATGTGGAAGTGCTGGACGTCGATTCCGAGAAGCGCCGCATCTCGCTCGGCCTGAAGCAAACCATGGACAATCCGTGGTCGGCCTTCCTGGCAGAGCATCCGATCGGCACCGAGATCGAAGGCGAAGTCCGCGGCATCACCGAGTTCGGCCTGTTCGTCGGCCTCGGCCCGGACCTGGACGGCATGGTTCACATCAACGACATCTCCTGGGAGCAGTCGGGTGACCAGGCCATCGAAGCCTACAACAAGGGCGACATGGTCAAGGCGAAGGTGCTCGACGTCGACGTCGACAAGGAGCGTATCTCGCTGGGCATCAAGCAGCTGGCAGGCGATCCGATGGAATCGCTCAATACCGGCGGCGTGAAGCGCGGCACGACCGTGACCTGCACCGTCACCGAGATCACCTCGGGCGGTATCGAAGTCGAATTCGGCGAGCCGGCCATGAAGTCGTTCATCCGCCGCTCCGATCTGTCGCGTGACCGCGCAGATCAGCGTCCGGAACGCTTCGCTGTCGGCGACAAGGTCGACGCCAAGGTGATCCAGGTCGATCGTGGCTCGCGCCGCGTGTCGCTCTCGATCAAGGCCCTCGAAATCGCCGAAGAAGCCGAAGCCGTCGCACAGTACGGGTCGGCAGATGCCGGCGCCTCGCTGGGTGACATTCTCGGCGCGGCCCTGGCCTCTTCCGGCACCGGCAAGGAAGACGCTGCCCCTGCAGCTGCTTCCGGCGATGCCGATGCGAACGGCCGTCTGGCCGCTCCGCAAGGCGACGCGGACGATCTGAAACAGATCAAAGGCGTTGGCCCGGCCTTCGAGAAGAAGCTGAACGACGCAGGCGTCTTCCACTTCTGGCAGATCGCTTCCATGACGGATGATCAGCTGGCAGCTCTGGAAGAAGAAGTCGGCACATCCGGCAAGGGTGCTGACTGGAAAGCCGAGGCGGAAGCCCTCCAAGGCTGA
- the cmk gene encoding (d)CMP kinase: MIIAIDGTTASGKGTISKRLARQYGLPHMDTGRLYRATAVAALKQGVALDDEASLADVAASLDLNDFDEAELRTAEAGKAASVVSALPKVRQALYELQRAFALQKDGALLDGRDIGTVIAPDADVKLWVDADVEQRGYRRWRELLGFGEDVTLEQVIQQLRERDQRDQNRKDAPAAMAADAVLIDTTDLSIEAAVEKALAAVEAALARGNRT; this comes from the coding sequence ATGATTATTGCGATCGATGGAACGACAGCGTCCGGCAAGGGCACGATCTCGAAACGGCTGGCCAGGCAGTACGGCCTGCCCCATATGGACACCGGCCGCCTCTACCGGGCGACCGCCGTCGCGGCCCTGAAACAGGGCGTTGCGCTGGACGACGAGGCGAGCCTCGCAGACGTCGCCGCCTCCCTCGACCTGAACGATTTCGATGAAGCCGAGCTGCGCACCGCCGAAGCCGGAAAGGCCGCCTCCGTGGTCAGCGCCCTGCCAAAGGTCCGCCAGGCCCTGTACGAACTGCAGCGGGCCTTCGCCCTGCAGAAGGACGGCGCCCTCCTCGATGGCCGCGACATCGGTACGGTGATCGCCCCGGACGCCGATGTGAAACTGTGGGTGGATGCCGATGTCGAACAGCGCGGCTACCGGCGCTGGCGCGAACTGCTGGGCTTTGGCGAGGACGTCACGCTCGAACAGGTGATCCAGCAGCTGCGCGAACGCGACCAGCGCGACCAGAATCGCAAGGACGCCCCGGCCGCCATGGCGGCAGATGCTGTCTTGATCGATACCACCGACCTCTCTATAGAGGCCGCAGTGGAAAAGGCGCTGGCAGCTGTTGAGGCCGCTCTCGCCCGTGGAAACCGCACCTGA
- a CDS encoding SDR family NAD(P)-dependent oxidoreductase, whose translation MQITNETAAVVTGGASGLGQATARALAKAGAKVAIFDINEEAGEATAKEIGGIFCNVNIMDEDSCVAGFEKARAAHGQERITVHCAMAAKGGKTLSWDKENARYKRLPTEDYAFGAQGVLVASYRIASLSALGMSTLPELEDGERGCITLTASVAAQDGQIGQVVYGSCKAGVNGLVLPMARDLMDIGIRVNSIMPGIFATPLMLRAPEKVLNSLAASVPFPKRLGKPEEYASLAMELARNTYFNGQCIRLDGAIRMAPR comes from the coding sequence ATGCAGATCACGAACGAAACCGCCGCCGTCGTCACAGGCGGCGCCTCGGGCCTCGGCCAGGCCACCGCCCGTGCACTCGCCAAGGCCGGCGCAAAGGTCGCCATTTTCGACATCAATGAAGAAGCCGGCGAAGCCACCGCGAAAGAGATTGGCGGCATCTTCTGCAATGTGAACATCATGGACGAAGACTCCTGCGTCGCCGGCTTCGAGAAGGCCCGCGCCGCACACGGACAGGAACGGATCACCGTCCACTGCGCCATGGCGGCCAAGGGCGGCAAGACGCTGTCCTGGGACAAGGAGAACGCCCGCTACAAGCGCCTGCCGACCGAAGACTATGCTTTCGGCGCCCAGGGCGTGCTGGTCGCCTCCTACCGCATCGCCTCGCTCTCGGCGCTCGGTATGTCCACGCTGCCGGAACTGGAAGACGGCGAGCGCGGCTGTATCACGCTGACGGCGTCGGTCGCGGCGCAGGACGGCCAGATCGGCCAAGTCGTCTACGGCTCCTGCAAGGCGGGCGTGAACGGCCTCGTCCTGCCCATGGCGCGGGACCTGATGGATATCGGCATCCGCGTGAACTCGATCATGCCGGGCATCTTTGCGACGCCGCTGATGCTGCGCGCGCCGGAGAAGGTACTGAACAGCCTCGCCGCCTCGGTCCCCTTCCCCAAACGCCTCGGCAAACCGGAAGAATATGCGTCGCTGGCCATGGAGCTGGCCCGCAACACCTATTTCAATGGCCAGTGCATCCGCCTCGACGGCGCGATCCGCATGGCGCCGAGATAA
- a CDS encoding NADH:flavin oxidoreductase — protein sequence MTDLSSPLTLAHGPAMKNRFMLAPLTNLQSHADGTLSDDEFRWLTYRAEGGFGLTMTCAAHVQAIGQGFPGQLGIFDDKHLPGLTRLAGAINKAGSHSVVQLHHAGMRSPAELIGEAPVCPSDNEEFGARALTGDEVKQAFDAFVTAAKRAEKAGFHGVELHGAHGYLICQFLSSEVNLREDEWGGAYENRVKFLMEMIDAIRSECDKDFSLGVRLSPERFGMDMGEIRRLAEEIMTGGKVDYLDMSLWNTFKEPQDEAYKGKRLVDWFTDLPRGDCRLGAAGKLTTGKACHDAMEAGLDFVVIGRGAILHHDFPEKVLADPDFTPIALPVPEAHLRAEGLGETFVTYMKSWKGFVEETA from the coding sequence ATGACTGATCTTTCCTCTCCCCTGACCCTCGCCCATGGCCCGGCCATGAAGAACCGCTTCATGCTGGCGCCGCTGACCAACCTGCAGAGCCATGCCGACGGCACACTCAGCGATGACGAGTTCCGCTGGCTGACCTATCGCGCCGAAGGCGGCTTTGGCCTGACCATGACCTGCGCGGCCCATGTGCAGGCCATCGGCCAGGGCTTTCCCGGCCAGCTTGGCATTTTTGACGACAAACACCTGCCGGGCCTCACCCGCCTTGCGGGTGCGATCAACAAGGCCGGCAGCCATTCGGTCGTCCAGCTGCACCATGCCGGCATGCGCTCACCGGCAGAGCTGATCGGCGAGGCGCCGGTCTGCCCGTCTGACAATGAGGAATTCGGCGCCCGCGCCCTGACGGGCGATGAAGTGAAACAGGCCTTCGACGCTTTCGTCACCGCCGCAAAACGCGCCGAGAAAGCCGGCTTCCACGGCGTGGAGCTGCACGGCGCGCATGGCTACCTGATCTGCCAGTTCCTCAGCAGCGAGGTGAACCTCCGCGAGGACGAATGGGGCGGCGCCTATGAGAACCGCGTGAAGTTCCTGATGGAGATGATCGACGCGATCCGCAGCGAATGCGACAAGGACTTCTCCCTCGGCGTGCGCCTGTCGCCGGAACGCTTCGGCATGGACATGGGCGAGATCCGCCGCCTGGCAGAAGAGATCATGACCGGTGGCAAGGTCGACTATCTCGACATGTCGCTGTGGAACACATTCAAGGAACCGCAGGACGAGGCCTATAAGGGCAAGCGTCTGGTCGACTGGTTCACAGACCTGCCGCGCGGCGATTGCCGCCTCGGCGCGGCGGGCAAGCTGACCACCGGCAAGGCCTGCCATGACGCGATGGAGGCGGGGCTCGACTTTGTCGTCATCGGCCGCGGCGCCATCCTGCACCATGACTTCCCGGAGAAGGTGCTCGCCGATCCGGACTTCACCCCCATCGCCCTGCCCGTGCCCGAAGCCCACCTTCGCGCCGAAGGGCTGGGCGAGACCTTCGTGACCTACATGAAGTCATGGAAGGGCTTCGTCGAAGAGACCGCCTGA
- a CDS encoding macro domain-containing protein, with the protein MPRLVLYPGSLLDIETEVIVNAANSSLMGGGGVDGAIHYATGPALKEACRPLAPCPPGEVRVTEGFGLAPRLIFHTVGPIWHGGQNGEADILANCYRNCLTELSNRGLRRIVFPAISTGAYGYPPAQAAHIAVTICARHPMARDADIVFAVIDPQNRAAIAAALNAVR; encoded by the coding sequence ATGCCCCGTCTCGTTCTTTATCCCGGCAGTCTGCTCGACATTGAGACGGAGGTGATCGTCAATGCCGCCAATTCCAGCCTGATGGGCGGTGGCGGGGTGGATGGCGCGATCCACTATGCTACCGGGCCAGCGCTGAAAGAGGCCTGCCGTCCGCTCGCCCCCTGCCCGCCGGGCGAGGTGCGTGTGACGGAGGGCTTCGGCCTTGCCCCGCGCCTCATCTTCCACACGGTCGGCCCCATCTGGCATGGTGGGCAGAATGGCGAAGCGGACATTCTGGCGAACTGCTACCGCAATTGCCTCACCGAGCTTTCGAACCGCGGCCTTCGCCGCATCGTCTTCCCGGCCATCTCGACCGGCGCCTATGGCTACCCACCCGCGCAGGCTGCGCACATCGCCGTCACCATTTGCGCCCGCCACCCGATGGCGCGCGACGCCGACATCGTCTTTGCCGTGATCGACCCGCAAAACCGGGCCGCAATCGCTGCCGCGCTGAACGCCGTCCGCTAG
- a CDS encoding GNAT family N-acetyltransferase translates to MDLDFVRADLEQHRELLIQFNIEYLRWADDSVQERFGLSLPSLLGMSIPDYAHSALDKLCEGTPPNGVFYVVFNGEAALGMGGLRSIRNGVGEIKRIYVSRASRGGGIGAKILDRLVRDAQSFGYHELVLETGPFMTSAHRLYEAAGFADIPPYAEAEVPEALHRDWRFMRCRLS, encoded by the coding sequence ATGGATTTAGACTTCGTGCGGGCCGATCTCGAACAGCATCGCGAATTGCTCATACAATTCAATATCGAATATCTCCGCTGGGCCGATGATTCGGTGCAAGAACGGTTCGGGCTGTCGCTGCCAAGTCTCTTGGGAATGTCTATCCCCGATTATGCTCACAGCGCATTAGACAAGCTGTGTGAGGGGACGCCGCCAAACGGCGTCTTCTACGTCGTCTTCAATGGGGAGGCAGCGCTTGGAATGGGCGGGCTCCGCTCCATACGAAACGGCGTTGGCGAAATCAAACGCATCTATGTCTCCCGAGCGAGCCGCGGCGGAGGAATAGGTGCAAAGATCTTGGATCGGCTCGTACGTGACGCCCAGAGCTTTGGCTATCATGAACTAGTGTTGGAAACTGGCCCCTTTATGACCTCCGCTCATCGGCTTTACGAGGCGGCGGGGTTTGCAGATATCCCGCCGTATGCAGAGGCAGAGGTGCCTGAGGCGCTACACCGTGACTGGCGCTTTATGCGCTGCCGACTGAGCTAA
- the aroA gene encoding 3-phosphoshikimate 1-carboxyvinyltransferase, which translates to MVWTSRPVKSLKGAVRAPGDKSCSHRALIFGGLAEGTSRFTGMLEGDDVLRTGQAMQALGADVKRLGGGAWEVTGVGAKGLSSPAGVLDFGNSGTGSRLMMGVMAGHALTAELTGDKSLCSRPMNRILTPLRQMGLTDTAGPDGRLPFSLTGSKTLQAITYAPPQASAQVKSAVMLAGLSAVGTTIVEEAKPTRDHTERMLRGFGAEVGVERKPGEPTRISVPGGQVLRAIEAAIPGDPSSAAFLVAAGILSPASDVQVDGVMSNPTRSGFYDVANLMGAHLGAEEAGEAAGERQINIASGYAQLKGIHVPERYVAAMIDEFPILAVLAAFAEGETVVTGAEELRVKESDRIDATVAMLRANGVEAEGTPDGFIVQGCAGKVPGGGLVETHHDHRIAMSALIMGTAAQNPVRVDDISMIDTSYPDFLAHMATLGADISEG; encoded by the coding sequence ATGGTCTGGACCAGCCGTCCCGTCAAATCCCTTAAAGGCGCCGTCCGGGCCCCCGGGGACAAATCCTGCAGCCACCGCGCCCTGATTTTCGGGGGGCTCGCAGAGGGCACCAGCCGCTTCACAGGCATGCTGGAGGGCGACGATGTCCTGCGCACCGGACAAGCCATGCAGGCCCTCGGCGCGGACGTGAAACGCCTTGGCGGCGGGGCCTGGGAAGTGACGGGCGTCGGCGCCAAAGGCCTCTCCTCTCCGGCAGGCGTGCTGGACTTCGGAAATTCCGGAACGGGCTCTCGCCTGATGATGGGCGTCATGGCGGGCCATGCCCTGACCGCTGAGCTGACCGGCGACAAAAGCCTCTGCTCCCGCCCGATGAACCGCATCCTGACCCCTCTGCGCCAGATGGGCCTGACCGACACCGCCGGGCCGGACGGGCGCCTGCCCTTCTCGCTGACCGGCTCGAAAACCCTGCAGGCGATCACCTACGCCCCGCCGCAAGCCTCCGCGCAGGTGAAGTCCGCCGTCATGCTGGCAGGCCTCTCCGCTGTTGGCACCACCATTGTGGAAGAAGCCAAGCCCACCCGCGACCATACCGAGCGTATGCTGCGCGGCTTCGGCGCCGAAGTGGGCGTCGAGCGCAAGCCGGGCGAGCCGACGCGCATCTCCGTTCCGGGCGGCCAGGTGCTGCGCGCCATTGAAGCCGCGATTCCGGGCGACCCCTCCTCTGCCGCCTTCCTTGTCGCGGCAGGCATCCTCTCCCCGGCCAGCGACGTTCAGGTCGATGGCGTCATGTCGAACCCCACCCGGTCCGGCTTCTATGATGTCGCAAACCTGATGGGCGCGCATTTGGGCGCCGAAGAGGCCGGCGAAGCCGCAGGCGAGCGCCAGATCAATATCGCGTCCGGCTACGCGCAGCTCAAAGGCATCCATGTGCCGGAACGCTATGTCGCCGCCATGATCGACGAATTCCCGATCCTCGCCGTACTCGCTGCCTTTGCCGAAGGTGAGACCGTGGTCACCGGCGCCGAAGAGCTACGCGTGAAAGAGAGCGACCGCATCGACGCCACCGTCGCCATGCTGCGCGCCAATGGCGTCGAGGCGGAAGGCACGCCGGATGGCTTCATCGTGCAGGGCTGCGCCGGCAAAGTGCCGGGCGGCGGCCTCGTCGAAACCCATCACGACCACCGCATCGCCATGAGCGCCCTCATCATGGGCACCGCCGCGCAGAACCCCGTTCGAGTCGACGACATCTCCATGATCGATACATCGTATCCGGACTTCCTCGCCCACATGGCGACACTTGGCGCGGACATTTCGGAGGGGTGA
- a CDS encoding TIGR02300 family protein, with the protein MSKDKLGTKQVCPSCEARFYDLNKRPCVCPKCGEEFDPEDEVIRTTITKVKAKAARAAVKAEDDDEDDDEEDEKATAARGDDDSDDEDEADDEEQAKELGEDDDEVILEGADDEEDDESGKKVPAGFNEDGVDDDDEDDIILPDDDDDDFEIDDDSDDDDDLTLDDDEEDEK; encoded by the coding sequence GTGTCGAAAGACAAGCTTGGAACCAAACAGGTTTGCCCATCCTGCGAAGCCCGTTTTTATGACCTCAACAAACGCCCGTGCGTTTGCCCGAAATGCGGGGAGGAATTCGACCCCGAAGATGAAGTCATCCGCACCACCATCACCAAGGTGAAAGCCAAGGCTGCCCGCGCTGCGGTCAAGGCCGAGGACGATGACGAGGATGACGACGAGGAAGACGAGAAGGCAACGGCCGCCCGCGGCGACGATGATTCCGACGATGAGGATGAAGCCGACGACGAGGAACAGGCCAAGGAACTCGGCGAAGACGACGACGAAGTGATCCTCGAAGGCGCCGACGACGAGGAAGACGACGAGTCCGGCAAGAAAGTGCCGGCTGGCTTCAATGAAGACGGCGTCGACGATGACGATGAAGACGACATCATCCTGCCCGACGATGACGACGATGATTTCGAAATCGACGACGACAGCGACGATGATGACGATCTTACCCTCGATGATGACGAGGAAGATGAGAAATAG
- a CDS encoding LysE family transporter, whose product MPADLLSLYLPNLLLILSVFIVGAASPGPATLMIMNVSAREGRAAGVMLSLGIVTGSVFWALVAALGFVAALKTSVLFFTAMKMAGGLYLLFLAFRAFRSASRKPAAGVTEEAPAPVPHGTQYLRGLLLHLTNPKAPLVWMATLSVGAAATAPPAFLFTAVALCALAGTGVFVGYACLFSTRSAVAAYRKMRRPFDIVIGTLFGAAGIRLLTLKTA is encoded by the coding sequence ATGCCAGCCGACTTGCTCAGCCTCTACCTGCCGAATTTGTTACTGATCCTGTCCGTCTTCATTGTCGGCGCGGCCAGTCCTGGCCCGGCGACGCTGATGATCATGAACGTCTCGGCCCGTGAAGGCCGGGCGGCGGGCGTGATGTTGTCGCTGGGAATTGTGACCGGATCGGTCTTCTGGGCCTTAGTGGCCGCGCTCGGCTTTGTCGCAGCGCTGAAGACCTCGGTCCTTTTCTTCACGGCCATGAAAATGGCGGGTGGCCTCTACCTGCTGTTCCTGGCGTTCAGGGCATTCCGCTCGGCCAGCCGCAAACCTGCAGCAGGCGTTACGGAGGAGGCCCCCGCACCCGTCCCGCACGGGACACAATACCTGCGCGGACTGTTGTTGCACCTGACGAATCCGAAAGCGCCGCTAGTCTGGATGGCCACCCTGTCGGTCGGTGCAGCGGCCACGGCCCCGCCAGCCTTCCTGTTCACGGCCGTCGCGCTGTGCGCACTCGCCGGAACGGGCGTGTTTGTGGGCTATGCCTGCCTGTTTTCGACACGGTCAGCGGTGGCGGCCTACCGGAAAATGCGCCGCCCGTTCGATATTGTGATCGGCACCTTGTTTGGCGCGGCGGGAATCAGGCTGCTGACGCTGAAAACCGCGTAG
- a CDS encoding DUF1150 family protein, which translates to MLNDETTPRFDAEPIVYIRHLAVDEVQDLVPANALEGIGRPEDLFIVSSADGQQLAIVEGRDAAFAAARMHDLTPVSVH; encoded by the coding sequence ATGTTAAACGACGAAACCACACCCCGCTTCGATGCGGAGCCCATCGTCTACATTCGCCACCTGGCTGTAGATGAAGTGCAGGATCTTGTGCCCGCCAATGCCCTTGAAGGGATCGGCCGGCCGGAAGACCTGTTTATCGTGTCCTCTGCCGACGGCCAGCAACTGGCCATCGTGGAAGGCCGCGACGCCGCTTTCGCAGCGGCCCGGATGCATGACCTGACCCCGGTCAGCGTGCACTGA
- a CDS encoding parallel beta-helix domain-containing protein produces MRPIILAVAAAAILAPAACSKKDQAAAPDVAMPAEDGVTHVSAEGDFAENLQLALIEAEPGDKIVMPEGNFEFTTGLSLDVDGVTLAGAGQGKTILDFAGQTGAGEGLLVTADDVVLTDFGIRDTKGDGIKSKDSDRITYQYLTVEWSGEPDETNGAYGIYPVESTDVLVQNCTVRGASDAGIYVGQSENIIVRDSVAEYNVAGIEIENSSYADVYGNIARHNAGGILVFDLPDLPVMGGHSTRVYDNDIVENNTVNFAPVGNIVAGVPSGTGMIVMANSDVYITGNRFADNRTVDVMLNAYTEPFTDENYNPLLTDITLSGNTYEGGLDDPQGMLAPVAAVLGGSLPSIVTDGVTRWNGGEDQAVNLVIAEAPEVGFLNLGLGEYPLDPSKLKPSMDRPAGTPVPEREAVVLPQDTKQP; encoded by the coding sequence ATGAGACCGATCATTCTGGCAGTGGCCGCTGCCGCAATTCTGGCGCCAGCCGCCTGTTCCAAAAAAGACCAGGCCGCTGCGCCGGACGTCGCCATGCCGGCGGAGGACGGGGTCACCCATGTTTCCGCCGAAGGGGATTTCGCCGAAAACCTGCAACTTGCCCTGATTGAAGCCGAGCCAGGCGACAAAATTGTCATGCCGGAAGGCAATTTCGAATTCACCACCGGGCTGTCTCTGGACGTCGATGGCGTGACCCTGGCCGGGGCCGGGCAGGGCAAGACGATCCTGGACTTTGCGGGCCAGACCGGCGCGGGCGAAGGCCTGCTCGTGACCGCCGATGATGTCGTGCTGACCGATTTCGGCATTCGCGACACCAAGGGCGACGGCATCAAGTCGAAAGATTCCGACCGGATCACCTATCAGTATCTGACAGTGGAATGGTCCGGCGAGCCGGACGAGACGAACGGCGCCTATGGCATCTATCCGGTCGAGTCGACCGATGTGCTGGTGCAGAACTGTACCGTCCGCGGCGCCTCGGATGCGGGCATCTATGTCGGCCAGTCCGAGAACATTATCGTGCGGGACTCGGTCGCCGAATACAATGTCGCCGGGATCGAGATCGAGAACTCATCCTATGCGGACGTGTACGGAAATATCGCGCGCCACAATGCGGGCGGCATCCTTGTGTTTGACCTGCCGGACCTGCCGGTGATGGGCGGGCATTCCACCCGCGTCTATGACAATGACATTGTCGAGAACAACACGGTGAATTTCGCCCCGGTCGGCAATATCGTGGCGGGCGTGCCAAGCGGCACCGGCATGATCGTCATGGCCAATTCCGATGTTTACATCACCGGCAACCGGTTTGCGGACAATCGGACAGTGGACGTCATGCTGAATGCCTATACAGAGCCGTTCACGGATGAAAACTACAATCCGCTGCTGACGGATATCACCCTCAGCGGCAACACGTATGAAGGCGGGCTGGACGATCCGCAGGGCATGCTGGCGCCTGTCGCGGCTGTGCTGGGCGGCTCGCTGCCGTCCATCGTAACCGATGGCGTCACCCGCTGGAATGGCGGGGAGGACCAGGCCGTCAATCTCGTGATTGCCGAGGCGCCCGAAGTCGGTTTCCTCAATCTGGGCCTCGGCGAATATCCGCTCGACCCGTCGAAGCTGAAGCCCAGCATGGACCGCCCGGCCGGGACACCTGTGCCGGAGCGTGAGGCCGTGGTCCTGCCGCAGGACACGAAACAGCCATGA
- a CDS encoding SO2930 family diheme c-type cytochrome, with amino-acid sequence MRHVLPFACLILAACGAGQAAAPPGPDLETILADKPAPVLSDYGFFTDAGADHPSMRVKAYDLINPLFSDDADKHRFIYVPPGETAKADGAGLPEFPVGTALIKTFAFAPDLRDPETGNFKVETRVIIRKADGWAAFPYVWNEAGTQATYAPVGARRTIETISPQGEPLEIHYEVPNKNQCKTCHQSGDVVEPIGPKLRNLDHPGPAGVDQLSDWVAAGILDGVPLGLKAAPDAMDVSLPLDARARGYLDINCGHCHNPGGSASNSGLWLTLEESSPTRLGLKKHPTAAGRGSGDRRYVIDPGHPEESILAFRMASTEPGIAMPELGRTLSDPVGIDLINQWIAGMEAER; translated from the coding sequence ATGAGACACGTCCTGCCGTTTGCCTGCCTGATCCTCGCCGCTTGCGGGGCAGGGCAGGCCGCGGCGCCCCCCGGCCCGGATCTTGAAACCATTCTGGCGGACAAGCCCGCGCCGGTTCTGTCCGACTACGGCTTTTTTACCGATGCCGGAGCCGATCATCCGTCAATGCGGGTCAAAGCCTATGACCTGATCAATCCGCTCTTCTCGGATGATGCGGACAAGCACCGGTTTATCTATGTCCCGCCGGGAGAGACTGCGAAGGCCGATGGCGCGGGCCTGCCGGAGTTTCCGGTCGGCACGGCGCTGATCAAGACCTTCGCGTTTGCGCCAGACCTGCGGGATCCCGAAACCGGGAATTTCAAGGTCGAAACGCGGGTGATCATCCGCAAGGCCGATGGCTGGGCGGCGTTCCCCTATGTCTGGAACGAGGCCGGCACGCAGGCGACATACGCCCCGGTTGGTGCGCGCCGCACGATTGAGACGATCAGTCCGCAGGGTGAGCCGCTGGAGATCCATTACGAAGTGCCCAACAAGAACCAGTGCAAGACCTGCCATCAGAGCGGCGATGTGGTGGAACCGATCGGGCCAAAACTGCGCAATCTCGATCATCCGGGCCCGGCCGGTGTGGACCAGCTGTCGGACTGGGTGGCAGCCGGCATTCTGGACGGCGTGCCGCTGGGCCTGAAGGCGGCGCCGGATGCGATGGATGTGAGCCTGCCGCTGGACGCGCGGGCGCGCGGCTATCTCGATATCAATTGCGGCCATTGCCACAATCCCGGCGGGTCTGCGTCCAATTCCGGCCTGTGGCTGACGCTGGAAGAATCCTCGCCCACGCGCCTTGGTCTGAAGAAACATCCGACGGCAGCAGGCCGCGGCTCCGGCGACCGGCGCTATGTCATCGATCCGGGGCACCCGGAGGAATCCATCCTTGCCTTCCGCATGGCCTCCACCGAACCCGGCATCGCCATGCCCGAACTGGGCCGCACCTTGTCAGACCCTGTGGGGATAGACCTGATCAATCAGTGGATTGCGGGGATGGAGGCGGAGCGCTAA